CCCGTCTCCTCCCGCAGTTCCCGTTGGGCGGTGGTTAAGGGATTCTCCCCCGCCTCCACGAAGCCCCCCGGCAGGGCTAAGGTGGTGCGCCGCGGCCCGTGCCGATAGAGGCGCACCAGAACGATGGCCCCGTCAGCCGTTTGGGGCACCACCACTGCATAGTCGAGCAGGGCCAGTTGCCAGAAGTCCTCAATGATGCGCCCGCTGGGGAGGCGCACCCGCTCCACCCACACCTTTACCCAGGGCGGGGCGGACACCACCTCCCGCCGTTCCAGCACCTCCCAGGGGATAGAGGGGTCGGGGGCCACCCATAGCCTCCTGTGGGGGATGCTTCTATTCTAGCACCTTTCTCTGCCAGCGCCCCCTTGTGGCAAAGGGCGTTGCTTTTCCACCATGGCCCCAGCATTCGCCGAGGGACGGCTGTGGAGACCCTGCCCCAGCGCATCGCCCGCATGGATGGGGAGCGCCTACGGCGCTACGCCGAGTACCTGGCCTTCGCCCAGGGCCACCAGTGGAGCACGCCCGCCCGCCGGGGGGAGCGTCGCCTCACCTTCAACTACGCCCGCGCCTTCGCCGAGAAGGTAACCTCCTACCTCCTCTCGGGGCTGACCGTAACGACGGAGCCGTGGGATGCCTCCCCTCAGGCACGGGAGCGGGCTTTGCGTGCCCAAGAGGTGTGGAACGCCATCGCCGAGGCCAATGCCCTGGACGAACTGGACTACGAAACGGAGCTGGACACGGCCATCCTGGGGGATGGGTGCTACAAGGTCATCTGGGATAGCCAGGAGGGGCGGGTGCGCATCACGGCTCCTGATGTGCAGGGCATCTTCGCCTGGTGGACGGAGGACGACCCCTCTCGGCTCCTCCAGGTGGCCAGTCGGTATCGGCTGTCGGCCGAGGAGTGCCTTCTGCGGTGGGGTGTGGCCCCCAAAGGCCCCCAGGGGACGGTGGTGGAAGGGTGGACAGCCACCACCCTGCAGGTGTGGGTGGATGACACCTTGGCCGAGGAGCGCCCCAACCCCTACGGCTTCATCCCCTTTCTGCTCTTCCCCAACCTGCGGGAGCCCAAGCAGGTCTGGGGCACCTCCGATTTGGTGCCCATTATGGAGCCCCAGCGGGAACTCAACCGCGCCTTCACCCAACTGTCGGCCATCCTGGAGTTGTCGGGCAACCCCATCGCCGTCCTGGAGGGTGTGGAGCATGCCACCGACATCGCCGTCCAGCCGGGGGCGGTGTGGGAGGTGCCCGAGCGGGCGCGGGCATACCTGCTGGACCTGCTCCAGGGCGGGGGCGTGCGCCTGCATGTGGACTACATTGACCTGCTCTACCGCACCCTCCACGACCTTTCGGAAACACCCCGCACCGCCTTCGGGGACAACGCCCGCAACCTGTCGGGAGTGGCGTTGGAGATGGAGTTGCATCCCCTTCTGCAAAAGGTGCGCCGCAAACGCCTTATTCGCACCAGCGTCTATCGGCGGCGGGCGTGGATGGCCCTGGCTCTGCACGAGCGGATGACGGGTGAGCCCCTGTTGCCTGTGCGCCTGCGGGTCGTGTGGGGGCCCATTCTCCCCCAAGACCGGGGGCGCCTGGCGCGGGAACAGCAGGCTTTGGTGGCATCGGGCCTGTCCAGCCGGCGGCGCGCCATGGCCCTGCTGGGGGTGGAGGATCCCGAGGCGGAACTGCGCCGTATTCGCGAGGAGCAGGCCCTGGGACAGGCCCCCACCATCGCCCCATACCTTGCGGACGAGTCGGAGTAAGGGGAGGAGAACCGTATGTCCGAGCAGGTGCAAACCCTGGAAGCGTCCCCGGAGCCGGTGCAGAAGGCCTTGGGGGAGGCCCAGGCCCGCATCACTCACCTGGAGGGGGAGGTGGCCCGCCTGCGGGAGGAGAACGAAGCACTGCGCCACCAGGTGCGCCAGGCCCTGGCCCGCTACCGCGCCCTCCTGGTCGCCCAGGCCCCCGAGGTGCCCGAAGACCTGGTGCAGGGGGATACTGTGGAGGCCGTCGACGAGTCCTTCGCACGGGCGCGGGCGCTGGTGGAGCGGGTGCGCCGTCAGGTGGAGGCGTCCCTGCAGAAAGAGCGGGTGGCTGGAGGTGCGCCTCCACGCCAGGGCATCAGCCTGGACGCCCTTCCCCCCTCGGAGAAGATCCGCCTGGGCCTCCAGCGCCTGCTCCAGCAATCCTGAATCCCCCCCTGATCCCTGCGGGCCTCCCGGATACCGTATGATGGACATGGGGGCTTTGTTCCCGTGGGGAAAACGGTCGCCTTCTTTGACTTTGACGGCACCCTGTGCACGGCCCAGGTGTGGAGGGGGCTGGGGGAGTGGGCACGCACTGCGCCGCGCCGTCGTCTGGCGTATGTGTGGTCGCTACGCCTTCTGCCGATGGGCTATTGGCCTCTGTATCGCCTGCGCCTGCTGGGGGAGGGAACCTTCTTCAACCTCTGGGGCAACGGGGTGGCCAGCCTGTTCCGCGGGATGCCCTATGCCCAGGCGCGGGCCGTCTGCCAGCAGGTCGCCCGCCAGCACCTCATCCCCGCCCTGCGGAGCGATGTGATGGAGCGCCTGCGGGCACACCAGGCCCAAGGGGAGGAGGTGGTGCTGGTCTCCGGCACCCTGGCCGAGGCCGTGGAGGCCGTCGCCCACCATTTGGGCATCCCCACTGTGCTGGCCACGCCCCTGCAGGTGCACAACGACATCTGCACCGGGCGTATGGATGGGCCGTTCCTTTATGGCGCCCTCAAGGCCCAGCGCCTCCTCCAGTTCGCTCGGGAGCACACCCCCCCGCTTGACCTCTCCCTCTGCTGGGCCTATGCCGACCGCCGCTGGGACATCCCCTTCCTGGAGGCGGTGGGACGGCCGGTGGCCGTCTACCCTGACCGGGTGCTGAAGGCGTATGCTGAAAAGAGGGGCTGGGAGGTGCTCGGGGCGCGCCCCTGACGGGTATGCCCGCCCCTGTGGGGGGAATGCCCGCCTCCACGCCCTCACTCCATCGGCGGAGGGGCGACTGTGCTCAGCCTGGACCTGCTCCGCAGAGCGCCCGACCAGGTGAAGGCGGGTCTCCAGGCCCGCGGCGAACCGTGCGATAGTGTGGATGAGGTGCTGGCCCTGGATGCCCAGCGCCGCCAAACGGTCACCGAGCGCGACCGCCTGCGCGCCCAGCACAACGAGGTGAGCCGACGGATGGGCCAGGCCCTGGCCCGCGCCCGCCGCGAGCCGGGGGCCGCAGCCGAAGCGGACGCCCTGCGGGAGGAGGCCAAAGCCCTCTCCC
Above is a window of Dehalococcoidia bacterium DNA encoding:
- a CDS encoding NUDIX hydrolase, with the translated sequence MAPDPSIPWEVLERREVVSAPPWVKVWVERVRLPSGRIIEDFWQLALLDYAVVVPQTADGAIVLVRLYRHGPRRTTLALPGGFVEAGENPLTTAQRELREETGYTAPHWQALGSFFVDGNRGQWRAHLFRAWPAQQTAPAHPDDTEALEVVLLKRQEALQALWEGRIALLPSAAALALALLAPP
- a CDS encoding phage portal protein, encoding METLPQRIARMDGERLRRYAEYLAFAQGHQWSTPARRGERRLTFNYARAFAEKVTSYLLSGLTVTTEPWDASPQARERALRAQEVWNAIAEANALDELDYETELDTAILGDGCYKVIWDSQEGRVRITAPDVQGIFAWWTEDDPSRLLQVASRYRLSAEECLLRWGVAPKGPQGTVVEGWTATTLQVWVDDTLAEERPNPYGFIPFLLFPNLREPKQVWGTSDLVPIMEPQRELNRAFTQLSAILELSGNPIAVLEGVEHATDIAVQPGAVWEVPERARAYLLDLLQGGGVRLHVDYIDLLYRTLHDLSETPRTAFGDNARNLSGVALEMELHPLLQKVRRKRLIRTSVYRRRAWMALALHERMTGEPLLPVRLRVVWGPILPQDRGRLAREQQALVASGLSSRRRAMALLGVEDPEAELRRIREEQALGQAPTIAPYLADESE
- a CDS encoding HAD-IB family hydrolase → MGKTVAFFDFDGTLCTAQVWRGLGEWARTAPRRRLAYVWSLRLLPMGYWPLYRLRLLGEGTFFNLWGNGVASLFRGMPYAQARAVCQQVARQHLIPALRSDVMERLRAHQAQGEEVVLVSGTLAEAVEAVAHHLGIPTVLATPLQVHNDICTGRMDGPFLYGALKAQRLLQFAREHTPPLDLSLCWAYADRRWDIPFLEAVGRPVAVYPDRVLKAYAEKRGWEVLGARP